From Pseudomonas putida, one genomic window encodes:
- the trmD gene encoding tRNA (guanosine(37)-N1)-methyltransferase TrmD: MGNLRVDVITLFPEMFSAITEYGITSRAVKQGLLQVTCWNPRDYTTDRHHTVDDRPFGGGPGMVMKIKPLEDALVSARQATGASAKVIYLSPQGRKLTQQAVKGLAEQESLILIAGRYEGIDERFIEAHVDEEWSIGDYVLSGGELPAMVLIDAVTRLLPGALGHVDSAEEDSFTDGLLDCPHYTRPEVYADQRVPDVLLSGNHAHIRRWRMKQSLGRTFERRADLLESRSLSGEEKKLLEEYLRERDDS, translated from the coding sequence ATGGGTAACCTTCGCGTAGACGTCATCACGTTGTTCCCCGAGATGTTCTCGGCCATCACGGAGTACGGCATTACCAGCCGCGCGGTAAAACAGGGGTTGCTTCAGGTGACCTGCTGGAACCCGCGGGACTACACCACAGATCGCCACCACACGGTGGATGATCGGCCGTTTGGCGGTGGCCCGGGCATGGTGATGAAAATCAAGCCTCTGGAAGACGCCCTGGTTAGCGCCAGGCAAGCGACCGGAGCATCGGCAAAGGTGATTTACCTTTCGCCGCAAGGCCGCAAGCTGACTCAGCAAGCGGTCAAAGGCCTGGCCGAACAGGAATCGCTGATCCTGATCGCCGGTCGTTATGAAGGCATCGACGAGCGTTTTATCGAAGCTCATGTCGATGAGGAGTGGTCGATTGGCGACTATGTGCTTTCCGGTGGCGAGCTGCCGGCCATGGTACTGATCGATGCGGTTACACGGCTGCTGCCCGGAGCTTTAGGGCATGTGGACTCGGCGGAGGAAGACTCCTTCACCGACGGTCTGCTCGATTGCCCGCACTACACCCGACCTGAGGTGTATGCGGATCAGCGTGTTCCCGACGTGTTGCTAAGTGGCAACCATGCACACATCCGGCGTTGGAGGATGAAGCAGTCCCTTGGTAGGACCTTCGAACGACGCGCCGATCTTCTGGAAAGTCGCTCGCTTTCTGGAGAAGAGAAGAAGCTGCTCGAGGAATATCTCCGCGAGCGGGACGATAGTTAA
- the rimM gene encoding ribosome maturation factor RimM (Essential for efficient processing of 16S rRNA), translating into MNATPEKADDLIVVGKIFSVHGVRGEVKVYSFTDPIENLLDYPSWTLRHEGKVKQVELVSGRGSQKGLVVKLKGLDDRDEARLLSGYEICIARSLLPNLAADEYYWYQLQGLKVINQDEQLFGKVDHLLETGANDVMVVKPCAGSLDDRERLLPYTAQCVLAIDLEAGVMRVEWDADF; encoded by the coding sequence ATGAACGCGACGCCAGAAAAGGCTGACGACCTCATCGTCGTTGGCAAGATTTTTTCGGTTCACGGCGTTCGCGGCGAGGTGAAGGTGTATTCCTTTACCGATCCGATTGAAAACCTGTTGGATTATCCAAGCTGGACGCTTCGGCACGAAGGCAAGGTAAAGCAGGTCGAGCTGGTCAGCGGTCGTGGCTCCCAAAAGGGCCTGGTCGTTAAACTGAAAGGCCTCGATGATCGTGATGAAGCGCGTCTTCTGAGCGGCTACGAAATCTGCATTGCGCGGAGCCTTTTGCCCAACCTGGCCGCAGACGAGTACTACTGGTACCAGCTGCAGGGCCTGAAGGTCATCAACCAGGACGAACAGCTGTTCGGCAAGGTCGATCACCTGTTGGAGACCGGTGCGAACGATGTCATGGTGGTCAAGCCCTGCGCAGGCAGCCTGGATGATCGCGAGCGTCTGTTGCCCTATACGGCGCAATGTGTGCTGGCAATCGACCTGGAAGCAGGCGTGATGCGGGTTGAATGGGACGCGGACTTCTAA
- the rpsP gene encoding 30S ribosomal protein S16 — protein sequence MVTIRLARGGSKKRPFYHLTVTNSRNARDGRFVERVGFFNPIAAGAEVKLSVNQERVSYWLSQGAQPSERVAQLLKDAAKAAA from the coding sequence ATGGTAACCATCCGTCTTGCCCGTGGCGGCTCGAAAAAGCGCCCTTTCTACCACCTGACCGTGACCAACTCGCGTAACGCCCGTGACGGCCGTTTCGTTGAGCGCGTAGGTTTCTTCAACCCGATCGCTGCTGGCGCTGAAGTCAAGCTGTCGGTCAACCAAGAGCGCGTCAGCTACTGGCTGAGCCAAGGCGCACAGCCGTCTGAGCGCGTTGCTCAGCTGCTGAAGGACGCTGCCAAGGCCGCTGCCTGA
- the ffh gene encoding signal recognition particle protein translates to MFENLTDRLSQTLRHVTGKAKLTEDNIKDTLREVRMALLEADVALPVVKDFVNSVKERAVGTEVSRSLTPGQAFVKIVQAELESLMGAANEDLALNAAPPAVVLMAGLQGAGKTTTAGKLARFLKERKKKSVMVVSADVYRPAAIKQLETLANDIGVTFFPSDISQKPVAIAEAAIREAKLKFIDVVIVDTAGRLHIDADMMDEIKALHASVKPVETLFVVDAMTGQDAANTAKAFGEALPLTGVVLTKVDGDARGGAALSVRAITGKPIKFIGMGEKTEALEPFHPDRVASRILGMGDVLSLIEQAEQTIDKAKADKLAKKLKKGKGFDLEDFRDQLLQMKNMGGLGGLMDKLPSIGGVNLSQMGNAQGAAEKQFKQMEAIINSMTPAERRDPDLISGSRKRRIALGSGTQVQDIGRLIKQHKQMQKMMKKFSAKGGMAKMMRGLGGMLPGGGMPKL, encoded by the coding sequence ATGTTCGAAAACCTGACCGACCGCCTGTCACAGACGCTGCGCCATGTCACCGGCAAGGCCAAGCTGACTGAAGACAACATCAAGGATACGTTGCGCGAAGTGCGCATGGCCCTGCTCGAGGCCGACGTTGCCCTGCCGGTGGTCAAGGATTTTGTCAACAGCGTGAAAGAACGCGCCGTCGGCACCGAGGTGTCGCGCAGCCTGACCCCGGGCCAGGCGTTCGTGAAGATCGTCCAGGCCGAGCTGGAAAGCCTGATGGGCGCGGCCAACGAAGACCTCGCGCTCAATGCTGCCCCGCCTGCAGTGGTGCTGATGGCCGGCTTGCAGGGTGCGGGCAAGACCACCACCGCCGGCAAGCTGGCGCGCTTCCTCAAGGAGCGTAAGAAGAAAAGCGTGATGGTCGTTTCGGCCGACGTTTACCGCCCGGCAGCCATCAAGCAGCTGGAAACGCTGGCCAACGACATCGGCGTGACCTTCTTCCCGTCCGATATCAGCCAGAAGCCTGTGGCCATTGCCGAAGCGGCGATCCGCGAGGCCAAGCTCAAGTTCATCGACGTGGTCATCGTCGACACCGCCGGCCGTTTGCACATCGACGCCGACATGATGGACGAGATCAAGGCGTTGCATGCTTCGGTCAAGCCGGTCGAGACCCTGTTCGTGGTCGATGCCATGACCGGCCAGGACGCCGCCAATACCGCCAAGGCCTTCGGTGAAGCCCTGCCGCTGACCGGCGTGGTGCTGACCAAGGTCGACGGTGATGCCCGTGGCGGTGCTGCGCTTTCGGTGCGTGCCATCACTGGCAAGCCGATCAAGTTCATCGGTATGGGTGAGAAAACCGAGGCGCTCGAGCCCTTCCACCCGGACCGTGTGGCATCGCGCATCCTCGGCATGGGTGACGTGCTCAGCCTGATCGAGCAGGCCGAGCAGACCATCGACAAGGCCAAGGCCGACAAGCTGGCCAAGAAACTGAAGAAGGGCAAGGGCTTCGACCTCGAAGACTTCCGCGATCAGTTGCTACAGATGAAGAACATGGGCGGCCTGGGCGGCCTGATGGACAAGCTGCCGAGCATCGGCGGGGTGAACCTGTCGCAGATGGGCAATGCCCAGGGCGCGGCCGAGAAGCAGTTCAAGCAGATGGAGGCGATCATCAACTCCATGACCCCGGCCGAGCGTCGCGACCCTGACCTGATCAGCGGTTCGCGCAAGCGCCGGATCGCCCTGGGTTCTGGTACCCAGGTGCAGGATATCGGGCGGCTGATCAAGCAGCACAAGCAGATGCAGAAGATGATGAAGAAATTCTCCGCCAAGGGCGGCATGGCCAAGATGATGCGCGGCCTGGGCGGGATGCTGCCGGGTGGCGGCATGCCTAAGCTGTAA
- a CDS encoding cytochrome C assembly family protein translates to MVSSPSLIPNLIAAGLYIAATVYQGSRLAQSNKADKRLLGLLGALAVIAQSGALFFQLITPLGLSLDFFSAASLIAVAVITLTLLACLRIPVENLLVLLFPLGAITALLAQFAPPGTVPLIDEEPGILAHILLSILAYGLFTIAVFQSLLLLLQDHQLKNKHPSGLIRNFPPLQTMESLLFGFLWAGWCLLSLSLISGWLFLDNLFAQHLVHKTLLACVAWIVFSVLLWGRTRLGWRGHKAIRWTLAGFCLLMLAYFGSKLVREFILHI, encoded by the coding sequence ATGGTCTCCTCACCCAGCCTCATCCCCAACCTGATCGCCGCCGGCCTATATATAGCGGCGACCGTTTATCAGGGTTCGCGCCTGGCCCAGTCGAACAAAGCCGACAAACGGCTGCTCGGCCTGCTCGGCGCCCTCGCCGTGATCGCCCAGAGCGGCGCACTGTTCTTTCAACTGATCACTCCGCTGGGGCTGAGCCTGGACTTCTTCAGCGCCGCCAGCCTGATCGCCGTGGCGGTCATTACCCTGACCCTGCTGGCCTGCCTGCGCATACCGGTGGAAAATCTGCTGGTGCTACTGTTCCCGCTCGGCGCCATCACGGCCCTGCTGGCCCAGTTCGCCCCACCCGGCACCGTTCCGCTGATCGATGAAGAGCCGGGGATTCTCGCCCATATCCTGCTGTCGATCCTGGCCTATGGGCTGTTCACCATCGCGGTGTTCCAGTCGCTGCTCCTGCTGCTGCAGGACCACCAGCTGAAAAACAAGCACCCTTCCGGGCTGATCCGCAACTTCCCACCGTTGCAGACGATGGAAAGCCTGCTGTTCGGCTTCCTTTGGGCGGGCTGGTGCCTGTTGTCGCTGTCGCTGATCTCCGGCTGGCTGTTCCTGGACAACCTGTTTGCCCAGCACCTGGTACACAAAACCCTGCTGGCCTGCGTGGCCTGGATCGTCTTCAGCGTACTGCTGTGGGGCCGCACCCGCCTGGGCTGGCGTGGCCACAAGGCGATCCGCTGGACGCTGGCCGGTTTCTGCCTGCTGATGCTGGCCTATTTCGGCAGCAAGCTGGTTCGCGAATTCATCCTGCATATCTGA
- a CDS encoding transporter associated domain-containing protein: protein MDTLPYAPLLGTLALALLWSALFSAVDAARLQLNGSLRPGHDEHPVLPAQALVLCASAGKLLVLGLACLMGQRFNGEHGFWLAGLAATAGLLIFAEYLPRRLARRNPQAFISLGVSLLKLPLALLQPVACLLDGCARLLLRPFRVPPTAVALHPQADDDFSDDEDHDMPRHGLLDGLHSLNKVTVNDILVPRNEVDGINLDEPIERIIEQLILSRHTRLPVYHNDINQVEAILNTKLISHLLPKAELTLEKLHDACYEPYFVPESTPLQLQLLNFHKQQRRLGVVVDEYGEVLGIVTLEDILEEIVGEFEEEHSLDNPHVHPQPDGTFVIEGAASLREINRTLGLHLPSDGGPKTLNGLVTEALESIPESAVCLKIGRYRLEILETEDNCASKVLVWTVTR from the coding sequence ATGGACACCCTGCCGTACGCTCCGCTACTCGGCACTCTGGCACTGGCGCTGCTGTGGTCGGCGCTGTTTAGCGCGGTAGATGCCGCCCGCCTGCAGCTCAACGGCTCGTTACGCCCCGGTCATGACGAGCACCCCGTATTACCAGCCCAGGCCCTCGTGCTGTGTGCCAGCGCGGGCAAGCTTCTGGTGCTGGGCCTGGCCTGCCTGATGGGCCAACGCTTCAACGGCGAGCATGGTTTCTGGCTGGCAGGCCTGGCCGCCACCGCTGGCTTGCTGATTTTTGCCGAGTACCTGCCGCGGCGCCTGGCGCGGCGCAATCCGCAGGCCTTCATCAGCCTGGGCGTCAGCCTGCTGAAGCTGCCATTGGCGCTGCTGCAACCCGTGGCCTGCCTGCTGGACGGCTGCGCCAGGCTGCTGTTGCGGCCGTTTCGCGTGCCGCCCACCGCAGTGGCCCTGCACCCGCAGGCAGATGATGACTTCAGCGACGATGAAGACCACGACATGCCGCGCCACGGCCTGCTCGATGGCCTGCACTCGCTGAACAAGGTCACCGTCAACGACATTCTGGTGCCGCGCAACGAGGTCGACGGCATCAACCTCGACGAGCCGATCGAGCGCATCATCGAGCAGTTGATCCTCAGCCGCCACACGCGCCTGCCGGTGTATCACAACGATATCAACCAAGTCGAAGCCATCCTGAACACCAAGCTGATCAGCCACCTGCTGCCCAAGGCCGAGCTGACGCTGGAGAAACTTCACGATGCCTGCTACGAGCCCTACTTCGTCCCCGAAAGCACGCCACTGCAATTGCAGCTGCTGAACTTCCACAAGCAGCAGCGCCGGCTAGGCGTGGTGGTAGACGAATACGGTGAGGTACTGGGTATCGTCACCCTGGAAGACATACTCGAAGAGATCGTCGGCGAGTTCGAGGAAGAGCACAGCCTCGACAACCCCCATGTTCACCCACAGCCCGATGGCACCTTCGTCATCGAGGGCGCCGCTTCGCTGCGCGAAATCAACCGCACCCTGGGCTTGCACCTGCCCAGCGACGGTGGGCCGAAGACCCTGAACGGCTTGGTCACCGAGGCCTTGGAAAGCATCCCGGAAAGCGCTGTGTGCCTGAAGATCGGCCGCTATCGCCTGGAAATCCTCGAAACAGAGGACAATTGCGCCAGCAAGGTACTGGTGTGGACCGTGACCCGCTAG
- a CDS encoding MFS transporter produces the protein MTTSSTYAQAPDAPVNSPARVATASFIGTAIEFYDFYVYATAAALVIGPVFFPSGSGTAQMLAAFLTFGIAFLARPLGSALFGHFGDRIGRKSTLVASLLLMGVSTTLIGVLPGYDSIGVWAPIILCLLRFGQGLGLGGEWGGAALLATENAPAGKRAWFGMFPQLGPSIGFLAANGLFLTLALLLSDEQFREWGWRIPFLLSAALVLVGLYVRLKLEESPVFAKAVARHERVKMPVVDLFSKYWLPTLLGAAAMVVCYALFYISTVFSLSYGVTTLGYSRETFLGLLCFAVVFMALATPLSAWLSDRYGRKPVLIVGGLLAVASGFTMEPLLTSGSTTGVALFLAIELFLMGVTFAPMGALLPELFPTHVRYTGASAAYNLGGIVGASAAPFFAQKLVSMGGLSWVGGYVSVAAVISLIAVLCLKETRHTEL, from the coding sequence ATGACAACCAGCAGCACGTATGCCCAGGCGCCTGACGCGCCGGTCAACTCCCCCGCGCGGGTCGCCACTGCCAGTTTCATCGGCACCGCCATCGAGTTCTACGATTTCTACGTTTATGCCACTGCCGCTGCGCTGGTGATCGGGCCCGTGTTCTTCCCTTCGGGGTCGGGCACCGCGCAGATGCTGGCGGCCTTTCTTACCTTCGGCATCGCCTTCCTCGCCCGCCCGCTGGGTTCCGCACTGTTCGGGCACTTCGGTGACCGCATCGGGCGCAAGTCGACGCTGGTCGCCTCGCTGCTGCTGATGGGGGTATCCACCACGCTGATAGGCGTGCTGCCAGGCTACGACAGCATCGGCGTGTGGGCACCGATCATCCTGTGCCTGCTGCGCTTCGGCCAGGGCCTTGGCCTGGGCGGAGAATGGGGTGGTGCGGCGTTGCTGGCCACCGAGAACGCGCCGGCGGGCAAGCGTGCCTGGTTCGGGATGTTCCCGCAGCTAGGCCCTTCGATCGGCTTCCTGGCGGCCAACGGCCTGTTCCTGACCTTGGCCCTGCTGCTCAGCGACGAGCAGTTCCGTGAGTGGGGCTGGCGCATCCCGTTCCTGCTCAGTGCCGCGCTGGTGCTGGTAGGCCTGTACGTACGCCTCAAGCTTGAAGAAAGCCCGGTGTTCGCCAAGGCCGTGGCCCGCCACGAGCGGGTGAAAATGCCGGTGGTGGACCTGTTCAGCAAGTACTGGCTGCCGACGCTGCTGGGGGCCGCGGCCATGGTGGTGTGCTATGCGCTGTTCTACATCTCGACGGTATTCTCGCTGAGCTACGGCGTCACGACGTTGGGCTACAGCCGCGAGACCTTCCTTGGCCTGCTTTGCTTCGCCGTGGTCTTCATGGCCCTGGCCACGCCGCTGTCGGCCTGGCTCAGCGACCGTTACGGGCGCAAGCCGGTACTGATCGTCGGCGGTCTGCTGGCGGTGGCCTCGGGCTTCACCATGGAGCCTTTGCTGACCTCTGGCTCGACCACAGGTGTTGCGTTGTTCCTGGCCATCGAGCTGTTTCTGATGGGCGTGACGTTCGCACCGATGGGCGCATTGCTCCCAGAGCTGTTCCCTACTCACGTGCGTTACACCGGCGCATCGGCAGCGTATAACCTGGGCGGCATCGTCGGAGCTTCGGCGGCGCCGTTCTTTGCTCAGAAGCTGGTGAGCATGGGCGGGCTGAGCTGGGTAGGTGGGTATGTATCGGTTGCGGCGGTAATCAGCCTGATCGCTGTGCTGTGCCTGAAAGAGACCCGCCACACGGAGCTTTGA
- the purT gene encoding formate-dependent phosphoribosylglycinamide formyltransferase: MTRIGTPLSPTATRVLLCGCGELGKEVVIELQRLGVEVIAVDRYANAPAMQVAHRSHVVNMLDGVALRAIIEAEKPHYIVPEIEAIATATLVELENEGFNVVPTARATQLTMNREGIRRLAAEELDLPTSPYHFADTFEDYAKAVADVGYPCVVKPVMSSSGKGQSLLRSDADLQKSWDYAQEGGRAGKGRVIIEGFIDFDYEITLLTVRHVGGTTYLEPVGHRQEKGDYQESWQPQAMSPKALAESQRVAKAVTDALGGRGLFGVELFVKGDQVWFSEVSPRPHDTGLVTLISQDLSQFALHARAILGLPIPVVRQFGPSASAVILPEGQSQQTSFANLGAALSEPDTAIRLFGKPEINGQRRMGVCLARDESIEAARAKATRAAQAVKVEF, from the coding sequence ATGACCCGTATCGGAACCCCATTGTCGCCTACCGCGACCCGTGTACTGCTCTGCGGCTGTGGCGAGCTGGGCAAGGAAGTGGTGATCGAGCTGCAGCGCCTGGGCGTCGAAGTGATCGCCGTGGACCGCTACGCCAACGCACCGGCCATGCAGGTCGCGCACCGCAGCCACGTGGTCAACATGCTCGATGGTGTCGCCCTGCGCGCCATTATCGAGGCTGAAAAACCGCATTACATCGTCCCCGAAATCGAAGCCATCGCCACCGCTACGCTGGTCGAGTTGGAGAACGAAGGGTTCAACGTCGTGCCGACCGCCCGCGCCACCCAGCTGACCATGAACCGCGAGGGCATTCGCCGCCTGGCGGCCGAAGAGCTGGACCTGCCAACCTCGCCGTACCACTTCGCCGACACCTTTGAAGACTACGCCAAGGCTGTGGCCGATGTCGGTTACCCGTGCGTGGTCAAGCCGGTGATGAGTTCGTCCGGCAAGGGCCAGAGCCTGCTGCGCAGCGATGCCGACCTGCAGAAGTCGTGGGACTACGCTCAGGAGGGCGGCCGCGCCGGCAAGGGCCGCGTGATCATCGAAGGCTTCATCGACTTCGACTACGAGATCACCTTGCTGACCGTGCGCCATGTTGGCGGCACCACGTATCTGGAGCCAGTCGGTCACCGTCAGGAGAAGGGCGACTATCAGGAGTCGTGGCAGCCCCAGGCGATGAGCCCGAAAGCCTTGGCCGAGTCGCAGCGTGTGGCGAAGGCGGTCACCGATGCGTTGGGCGGCCGTGGTTTGTTCGGCGTCGAGCTGTTCGTCAAGGGCGATCAGGTGTGGTTCAGCGAAGTCTCGCCACGCCCGCACGATACGGGCCTGGTCACCCTGATTTCCCAGGACCTCTCGCAGTTCGCGCTGCATGCCCGTGCCATTCTGGGCCTGCCGATCCCGGTGGTACGCCAGTTCGGCCCTAGCGCTTCGGCGGTGATCCTGCCTGAAGGCCAGTCGCAGCAGACCAGCTTCGCCAACCTCGGCGCAGCGTTGAGCGAGCCGGATACTGCGATCCGCCTGTTCGGTAAGCCGGAAATCAACGGCCAGCGCCGCATGGGTGTGTGCCTGGCACGTGATGAGTCGATCGAAGCGGCGCGCGCCAAGGCGACCCGCGCGGCGCAGGCGGTCAAGGTCGAGTTCTAA
- a CDS encoding VUT family protein gives MFFLIAYISSVVLINFAFSSAPHLDVIWSAWGGLVFILRDMVQTRYGHGALIAMLLALVLSYVTSEPTIALASATAFFVSELIDWLVFSITRRPLRDRLWLSSALSIPVDTFIFFGMIGALTPAVIGTAMASKFAGVTAVWLAMAFRARRAAVAG, from the coding sequence ATGTTCTTTCTAATCGCTTACATCAGCAGCGTTGTACTGATCAACTTTGCCTTTTCCAGCGCCCCGCATCTGGACGTGATCTGGTCCGCCTGGGGCGGGCTGGTGTTCATCCTGCGTGACATGGTGCAGACCCGCTACGGCCATGGCGCGCTGATCGCCATGCTGCTGGCCCTGGTGCTGTCGTACGTGACCTCCGAGCCGACCATTGCCCTGGCCAGTGCCACTGCGTTCTTCGTTTCCGAGCTGATCGACTGGCTGGTGTTCAGCATCACCCGGCGCCCCTTGCGTGACCGCTTGTGGTTGAGCTCGGCACTGAGCATCCCGGTGGATACCTTCATTTTCTTCGGCATGATCGGTGCCCTGACACCGGCCGTGATCGGCACCGCAATGGCCTCCAAGTTCGCCGGCGTGACTGCGGTGTGGCTGGCCATGGCATTTCGTGCGCGGCGGGCTGCCGTGGCCGGCTGA
- a CDS encoding DUF1289 domain-containing protein yields the protein MSEVIATERPVASPCVSICALDEQDVCTGCQRTVAEIGRWGRMDNTERRAVLKRCHERAVAAGLIM from the coding sequence ATGAGTGAGGTGATCGCCACTGAGCGCCCGGTCGCTTCGCCCTGCGTGAGCATCTGCGCGCTGGACGAGCAGGATGTGTGCACCGGGTGCCAGCGTACCGTGGCAGAGATTGGCCGTTGGGGGCGGATGGACAATACCGAACGCCGGGCCGTGCTCAAGCGTTGCCATGAGCGGGCGGTGGCTGCCGGATTGATCATGTAA
- a CDS encoding gamma carbonic anhydrase family protein produces the protein MKYRLGDLRVESHATSWAAPNAMLIGKVRLQARASVWFGAVLRGDNELIDIGEDSNVQDGTVMHTDMGSPLTLGKGVTIGHNAMLHGCTVGDYSLVGINAVILNGARIGKHCIIGANALIPEGKEIPDGSLVMGSPGKVVRELTEQQKRMLEASAAHYVHNAQRYARDLEMDDE, from the coding sequence ATGAAATACCGCCTGGGCGACCTGCGGGTCGAGAGCCATGCCACCAGTTGGGCCGCCCCCAATGCCATGCTGATTGGCAAGGTGCGCCTGCAGGCGCGCGCCAGTGTGTGGTTCGGCGCGGTGCTGCGCGGTGACAACGAGTTGATCGATATCGGCGAGGACAGCAACGTCCAGGACGGTACCGTGATGCATACCGACATGGGTTCGCCGCTGACCTTGGGCAAGGGCGTGACCATCGGCCACAACGCCATGCTGCATGGCTGCACGGTTGGCGATTACAGCCTGGTCGGCATCAATGCGGTGATCCTCAACGGTGCGCGCATCGGCAAGCACTGCATCATCGGCGCCAATGCGCTGATCCCCGAGGGCAAGGAAATCCCCGATGGTTCGCTGGTGATGGGTTCGCCTGGCAAGGTCGTGCGCGAACTCACCGAGCAGCAAAAACGCATGCTCGAGGCCAGCGCCGCGCACTATGTGCACAACGCCCAGCGCTATGCGCGGGACCTGGAGATGGACGATGAGTGA
- a CDS encoding CoA pyrophosphatase yields MLDELLRRMSNHQPASLETDRRFPEAAVLLPITRSEAPELVLTLRAKGLSTHGGEVAFPGGRRDPEDPDLVFTALREAEEEIGLPPGLVEVLGPLSPLISLHGLKVTPFVGVIPDFVEYRANDAEIAAVFSVPLEFFRQDPRDHTHRIDYQGRSWYVPSYRYGEYKIWGLSAIMIVELVNLLYDAGISLHQPPERYVEI; encoded by the coding sequence ATGCTGGACGAGCTACTTCGCCGAATGAGCAACCACCAACCAGCTTCACTGGAAACCGACCGACGGTTCCCCGAGGCTGCGGTACTTCTGCCCATTACCCGCAGCGAAGCGCCCGAGCTGGTCTTGACCCTGCGTGCCAAGGGCCTTTCCACCCATGGCGGCGAAGTCGCCTTCCCCGGTGGCCGGCGCGACCCGGAAGACCCCGACCTGGTGTTCACCGCGCTGCGCGAGGCCGAAGAAGAGATCGGCCTGCCGCCAGGCCTGGTGGAAGTACTGGGCCCCCTGAGCCCGCTGATTTCCCTGCATGGGCTGAAAGTGACGCCATTCGTCGGGGTTATCCCCGATTTCGTCGAATACCGCGCCAATGATGCAGAGATCGCGGCAGTATTCAGCGTGCCGCTCGAATTCTTCCGCCAGGACCCGCGTGACCACACCCACCGTATCGATTACCAGGGCCGCAGTTGGTATGTGCCCAGCTATCGATATGGCGAATACAAGATCTGGGGGCTGTCGGCGATCATGATCGTCGAACTGGTCAACTTGCTGTATGACGCAGGCATCAGCCTGCATCAGCCACCCGAGCGTTATGTAGAGATCTGA
- a CDS encoding NUDIX hydrolase, with product MKFCSACGQPVIQRIPEGDSRLRYVCDHCQTIHYQNPNIVAGVLPVWGSQVLLCRRAIEPRRGFWTLPAGFMENGETLDQAARRETVEEACARVGAMALYQLFDLPHINQVHVFFRAELADLDFDIGTESLEVRLFDEHEIPWGELAFRTVTRTLECYYRDRIGQHYPIGHEYLPPMNVSPTT from the coding sequence ATGAAATTCTGCAGCGCGTGCGGCCAGCCGGTCATTCAGCGGATACCCGAAGGCGACAGCCGCCTGCGGTATGTCTGCGATCATTGCCAGACCATTCACTACCAGAACCCGAACATCGTCGCCGGGGTGTTGCCGGTGTGGGGCAGCCAGGTGCTGCTGTGCCGGCGAGCCATCGAGCCCCGCCGCGGCTTCTGGACCTTGCCCGCCGGCTTCATGGAGAACGGCGAAACACTGGACCAGGCCGCCCGCCGTGAAACTGTCGAAGAAGCCTGCGCCCGGGTCGGCGCGATGGCCCTGTACCAGTTGTTCGACCTGCCGCACATCAATCAGGTGCATGTGTTCTTCCGCGCCGAGCTGGCCGACCTGGACTTCGACATCGGCACCGAAAGCCTGGAGGTGCGGTTGTTCGACGAACACGAAATACCGTGGGGCGAGCTGGCTTTCCGGACCGTCACACGCACACTAGAATGCTATTATCGCGACCGCATCGGGCAGCATTACCCCATAGGCCATGAGTACCTGCCACCGATGAACGTTTCGCCCACCACTTAA
- a CDS encoding L,D-transpeptidase family protein, with protein sequence MRWLFALFCLCVTSVSQAAFTETIIRKPQPPLPATSQSQAAMQPLIDKVLVIKSERRLQLISRGEPLKTYRISLGKQPKGAKQREGDKKTPEGLYWLDWRKQSDRFNLSMHITYPNISDAARATREGWSAGSMIMIHGTPINDEYPEWYFHTLDWTDGCIAMRNSDMREVWDLVPDGTLIEIRP encoded by the coding sequence ATGCGCTGGTTGTTTGCCCTTTTCTGCCTTTGCGTTACCTCGGTGTCCCAGGCGGCCTTCACCGAAACCATCATTCGCAAGCCGCAGCCGCCTTTGCCGGCAACATCGCAATCGCAGGCAGCCATGCAGCCGCTGATCGACAAGGTGCTGGTGATCAAGTCCGAGCGCCGCCTGCAACTGATCAGCCGTGGCGAACCGCTGAAAACCTACCGTATTTCGCTGGGCAAGCAGCCCAAGGGCGCCAAGCAGCGCGAAGGCGACAAGAAAACCCCCGAGGGCCTGTACTGGCTGGACTGGCGCAAGCAAAGCGACCGTTTCAACCTGTCCATGCACATCACCTACCCGAACATCAGCGACGCCGCCCGTGCCACACGCGAAGGCTGGAGTGCCGGCAGCATGATCATGATCCACGGCACCCCGATCAACGACGAGTATCCCGAATGGTATTTCCATACGCTTGACTGGACCGATGGCTGTATCGCCATGCGCAACTCGGACATGCGCGAGGTCTGGGACCTGGTACCAGACGGCACATTGATCGAGATTCGGCCCTGA